TGACCTTGCGGACTCCCGAGGTTTAATGATCTGAAACTGATGCCAACTACTTGAAGctaaatgtaagaaataggatgTGGCTTTTGTCAAATAATTACAAAGAGGCGATTCACTTCAATATTCTGAAATCTATTGAAAAGTGCTCCCAATATATTGAAAAAAGACTAACTGTTGGATGAAGAATGAAGCCATTATAGTGGAAGCAACGCAAGATTTTTAATGGCAGTTTAATGACTAGGTACAGTTCTTTATTGTGATGTTGCTTGATGCTGTTCTAGTCTTTGAATAGGTAACGGAAGCACATGGTGATTTAACCGTGTTGATTGTGTTTCCATGCAGATGGATTCCTGATCATGCATGATCGGAAGCAACAGTGCTTGTTGGCCAACAGTGTGAAGGTGTTGGTTGGCACCTGCAACATGACCAACCGCTGGCAACAATGGGAGTGGACGGAGCAGGGCAAACTGCGCCTCCTGCAGCAGGGTCAGTGCCTGACACTGGTCAACCCCACGTCCCTGCACTTTCACACCTTAACGCTGCAGGACTGCGCCGGGGCACTGCGATGGAAATGCTATGACGACCAACCAGGCCTTCTCGGCCTAGCCCACCAGAAAATGTACCTCAAAAAGATGGGCTACTTGGCGATAGTGAAGGCCGAGACGAAGTACTACGATAGCTGGCTCAGATACCAGCTCGGTGAGAACAGGAAGCCGGTTACACTGAGCATTTGTCCAACTCAAGGTGAGGTCCTGACAACTGGCTGTGTTGAAGTGGGTGAGGCCAGATGTGTCCAGTTGTTACATTCCTCAAATTCTTCTGATTGAATAATCATTACATTACAAGACTACTTTGATTTCACAAATAAAGCACAGAATGTGTGCTCTCCACTTCTGGAAATATC
This is a stretch of genomic DNA from Pristis pectinata isolate sPriPec2 chromosome 15, sPriPec2.1.pri, whole genome shotgun sequence. It encodes these proteins:
- the LOC127578566 gene encoding uncharacterized protein LOC127578566: MDIRFFILAFTHAILSLSDGFLIMHDRKQQCLLANSVKVLVGTCNMTNRWQQWEWTEQGKLRLLQQGQCLTLVNPTSLHFHTLTLQDCAGALRWKCYDDQPGLLGLAHQKMYLKKMGYLAIVKAETKYYDSWLRYQLGENRKPVTLSICPTQEDYQANALKEDPPSIQRKKARWQDNVAIISYVSIKVFKMNKNLSSNNEQDVKSPAMWTEYTQQLVYGRK